Proteins encoded together in one Rhipicephalus sanguineus isolate Rsan-2018 chromosome 9, BIME_Rsan_1.4, whole genome shotgun sequence window:
- the LOC119406106 gene encoding protein O-mannosyl-transferase TMTC1-like codes for MHYNYANLQKDIGNSDLAIKHYRLAIELWPDHASAHNNLGTVVTSAEESEHHFRYALHVNPNHPGAHFNLANIYSKQGEKDIARTLLERAVELDPDFCEAYSSLAALAAAKGDLAEAERLHQMALSSDDRNADAKNNYGTFLQSQGRTEEAMTQYQQALYIQQNHTVALLNAARILRTMNLNMQAESLYKRALDIEPDPQVMDNLAVFYVNAGRLDEARELFEEIDRLFPEHRESKVHHAQLLIRLRSFRAADDLLLDVIQHNSTDRAALHTAALLYNHINRTVEALGYILKALKLCDVDDLLCAKIHSDHGDILKDLGDLSSSAQSYEVAIRLDPDFAHAHLNLAVIRHLESDYPGAYRHYQVALSLDPKNKLITDNMAKLRRRITRPLPFHDCV; via the exons ATGCACTACAACTACGCCAATCTGCAGAAGGACATTGGCAACTCTGACTTGGCCATCAAACACTATAGGCTGGCAATCGA GTTGTGGCCAGATCACGCCAGCGCTCACAACAACTTGGGCACTGTGGTGACGTCGGCCGAGGAATCTGAACATCACTTCCGGTACGCCTTGCATGTCAATCCAAACCACCCAGGGGCTCATTTTAACCTCGCCAATATCTACAG CAAGCAAGGCGAGAAGGATATTGCTAGAACCTTGCTGGAGCGAGCGGTAGAGCTTGATCCCGATTTTTGCGAGGCGTACTCGTCGCTCGCTGCACTCGCCGCCGCAAAGGGAGACCTTGCTGAAGCCGAGAGACTGCACCAGATGGCGCTAAGCAGCGACGACCGAAATGCCGACGCGAAGAACAACTACGGAACATTCCTTCAGTCACAGG GACGCACTGAAGAGGCCATGACACAATACCAACAAGCTCTATACATTCAGCAAAACCACACCGTGGCACTCCTCAACGCAGCTAGAATCCTTCGCACCATGAACCTCAATATGCAGGCCGAGAGCCTCTACAAGAG GGCCCTCGACATTGAGCCGGATCCACAGGTGATGGACAATCTCGCTGTGTTCTACGTCAATGCTGGTCGCCTGGATGAAGCAAGAGAGCTGTTCGAGGAAATCGATCGCCTTTTCCCGGAACACCGTGAAAGCAAGGTTCACCAT GCTCAACTTCTGATTCGGCTACGAAGTTTTCGAGCAGCTGACGACCTCCTGCTAGATGTGATCCAGCACAACAGCACTGACAGAGCAGCCTTACACACCGCTGCTCTTTTATACAACCACATCAACCGCACAGTCGAG GCACTGGGCTACATACTGAAGGCTTTGAAGCTGTGCGATGTTGACGATCTGCTTTGTGCAAAAATACACAGCGATCATGGTGACATACTGAAGGACTTGGGCGACCTCAGCTCCTCAGCACAG AGCTACGAAGTCGCCATTCGTCTGGATCCTGACTTCGCACACGCTCATCTGAACCTTGCTGTGATCAGACATTTGGAG AGTGACTACCCAGGTGCGTATCGACACTACCAAGTGGCCCTCTCTCTGGACCCAAAGAACAAGCTCATCACAGACAACATGGCCAAGTTGAGGCGGAGAATCACTAGGCCACTGCCTTTCCACGACTGCGTTTAG